In one Mustela lutreola isolate mMusLut2 chromosome 8, mMusLut2.pri, whole genome shotgun sequence genomic region, the following are encoded:
- the GABARAPL1 gene encoding gamma-aminobutyric acid receptor-associated protein-like 1, translated as MKFQYKEDHPFEYRKKEGEKIRKKYPDRVPVIVEKAPKARVPDLDKRKYLVPSDLTVGQFYFLIRKRIHLRPEDALFFFVNNTIPPTSATMGQLYEDNHEEDYFLYVAYSDESVYGKQGL; from the exons ATGAAGTTCCAGTATAAGGAGGACCATCCCTTTGAGTATcggaaaaaggaaggagaaaagatccGGAAGAAATATCCGGACAGGGTCCCT gtGATTGTGGAGAAGGCTCCCAAGGCCAGGGTGCCTGATCTGGACAAAAGGAAGTACCTGGTGCCCTCTGACCTCACCG tTGGCCAGTTCTACTTCTTAATCCGGAAGAGGATCCACCTGAGGCCCGAGGACGCCTTATTCTTCTTTGTCAACAACACTATCCCTCCCACTAGCGCTACCATGGGCCAGCTGTATGAG GACAACCACGAGGAAGACTATTTTCTGTATGTGGCCTACAGTGACGAGAGTGTCTATGGGAA GCAAGGCCTCTAG